Part of the Sphingobacterium sp. LZ7M1 genome, TCGATCTACTTGCAGAATATAGGCCGCTTTATTGGTTTCTGGACTATACAGCCCTCCCCCTTGTCTGAAGACGATAAGGCGAACCCGGGCTTGCTGTCCCACCATATTGTTTTTGCGAAGCAACTCTTCTACTTTACTGCGGATAAAAAAGGAATCAAATTGGTCGGCATCATCAAAATGCAACATGCTCATGCTTTCCGCCAAGCGCTCCAAATGAAGGTCCAGAAAACGGATATCCCCATCCTTCCATAACATGGTTTCAAAAATACCATCTCCATAACGAAATGCGCGGCTATCAGCGTCTAGTATAGCCATATCTTGAGGTACCACAGTACCGTTGTAGTTAATAAAATGTGTGGGCATAAATATATTTAGAATCTAACTTTGATTAATTGAGCTGTAACTTCTCCATTTCTCTAATGCTAAACGGAAATCTTCCGGCATTGGTACTTCAAAATGCAAAAATTCTTTAGATTTTGGATGAATAAACCCTAAACTCCTGGCATGCAGGGCTTGACGGGGAAGCAAGCTAAAGGTATTCTCAACAAACTGTTTGTACTTGGAAAACGACGTGCCTTTTAAGATTTTATCACCACCATAGGATTCATCACTGAAAAGCGGATGTCCAATGGATTTCATATGGGCGCGGATCTGATGGGTTCTTCCGGTCTCCAGTTGACATTCGATCAAGGTAACATAGCCTAAGCGTTCCAGAACACGATAATGCGTAACCGACCACTTCCCCTTCTCTTCATCCTCGTACATATCCATGATCCTTCTATCCTTCAAGTTACGACCAATATATCCTGATACGGTTCCGTCCTCAGCAATATCACCCCAAACCAAGGCTACATACTTCCGGGTGATGCTATGCTCAAAAAACTGCTTCGCCAAAAAGGTCATTGCCCATTCATTCTTGGCAATGACGAGTAGTCCCGAAGTGTCCTTATCAATCCGATGGACCAATCCAGGACGTCCGGTATTACCCGGCAGGGTCGGCAATTGGTTGAGATGGAAGGTCAAGGCATTGACCAAGGTACCGGTGTAATTATTAAATCCAGGATGAACGACCATACCAGCCTCTTTATTAACCAATAAAACGTCCTCATCTTCATATACAATATCCAAGGGAATATCCTCTGGATATACCTCGGTATCTCTTGGCGGATCGGGCAATACCACGGTAATGACATCAAATGGCTTCACCTTATAGCTTGCCTTGATTACTTTATCATTGACCTTTACCGTTCCAGCATCTATAGCATTTTGAATCCGGTTTCGTGAAGTGTTTTCAACCCTATTCATCAAGAATTTATCGATGCGCAACAAGGCCTGCCCTTTATCCGCAACAATTCTTAAATGTTCATAGAGCTCCTGCTCCTCTTGCTCGTTATCCAAATGATCTGTCATGCTGCAAAAATAGCATTTTTATAATCATTCTATTTCCTGCAAGAAAAAAGCATAATTTTAACACATGCATT contains:
- a CDS encoding RluA family pseudouridine synthase, whose amino-acid sequence is MTDHLDNEQEEQELYEHLRIVADKGQALLRIDKFLMNRVENTSRNRIQNAIDAGTVKVNDKVIKASYKVKPFDVITVVLPDPPRDTEVYPEDIPLDIVYEDEDVLLVNKEAGMVVHPGFNNYTGTLVNALTFHLNQLPTLPGNTGRPGLVHRIDKDTSGLLVIAKNEWAMTFLAKQFFEHSITRKYVALVWGDIAEDGTVSGYIGRNLKDRRIMDMYEDEEKGKWSVTHYRVLERLGYVTLIECQLETGRTHQIRAHMKSIGHPLFSDESYGGDKILKGTSFSKYKQFVENTFSLLPRQALHARSLGFIHPKSKEFLHFEVPMPEDFRLALEKWRSYSSINQS